The Leadbettera azotonutricia ZAS-9 genome has a window encoding:
- a CDS encoding Ig-like domain-containing protein, producing MKKNLVVLVLAAAAVFLNSCLVLPYGVDYSEPTVSISAPTPAQIVEGEVYGVSIRPTQVAVRRQMTQQFTVDVAVTGDASKKVTWEVGGNTSAKTTINSNGLLTVGNDEKADTLIIRATSTFDRTKSATAKVII from the coding sequence ATGAAGAAGAATTTAGTAGTATTAGTGTTAGCCGCAGCCGCAGTGTTTTTGAATAGCTGCCTTGTGCTCCCCTATGGTGTCGACTATAGCGAGCCCACGGTCTCCATCTCCGCCCCCACCCCCGCGCAGATAGTGGAAGGCGAAGTGTACGGCGTAAGCATCAGGCCAACCCAGGTAGCCGTGCGCCGCCAGATGACCCAGCAATTCACCGTTGATGTTGCCGTAACCGGCGATGCCTCCAAAAAGGTAACCTGGGAAGTAGGCGGCAACACCAGCGCCAAGACAACCATCAATTCCAACGGCCTTCTTACCGTGGGGAACGACGAAAAAGCAGACACCCTCATAATCCGTGCCACCAGCACCTTTGACCGTACCAAATCCGCTACCGCCAAGGTAATTATCTAA
- a CDS encoding DHH family phosphoesterase, producing MSHSVRRRQFARQFASKQEVPSIAEKNRVIARITRELIKGKSFLVLGHNNPDADCIASQVAFALILRKLGKEAAVFISEPFAPQLEYLRAICRYNGIETLKTGDAIADRGFSALIILDTPKPDMLLASDSVQELMANPHLKKIELDHHLGSDSRYIGSQGYTLVSQAASCCELVGYFSFKLARWAQKQGRGEVASFFSRNFALAILTGIVGDSHLGAFLKTKREKWYYRIFSSYFNRLLGQTTKTGSANLSSKEDIYNAIQSLSGPEQECYKEMASHIHKSASLFTAALDKEASRGLFSRYSNEVMVNVSKTLSDKFAEESGKLGMVVYCDDPALSNLYQFRLRRAASFDALDLRAVLASLAITNGGGHPGAVGFRIPKSEISSITAYLAGFTEQIEAMIAASK from the coding sequence ATGAGCCACTCGGTAAGGCGGCGGCAGTTTGCCCGGCAGTTTGCAAGCAAGCAGGAAGTCCCCAGCATTGCAGAAAAGAACCGCGTTATTGCGCGGATTACCCGCGAGCTTATCAAGGGGAAGAGCTTCCTTGTGCTTGGCCACAATAACCCCGATGCGGACTGCATCGCCTCCCAGGTGGCCTTTGCCCTTATCCTCCGCAAGCTAGGCAAAGAGGCCGCCGTCTTTATCAGCGAACCCTTTGCCCCGCAGCTTGAGTACCTCCGCGCCATTTGCCGCTACAACGGCATCGAAACCCTTAAAACCGGCGACGCCATTGCGGATAGGGGCTTTTCTGCCCTCATCATCCTGGACACCCCCAAGCCCGATATGCTCCTTGCAAGCGACAGCGTGCAAGAACTTATGGCAAACCCTCATCTTAAAAAGATAGAACTCGACCACCACCTGGGCTCCGACTCCCGCTATATCGGGAGCCAGGGCTACACCCTGGTGTCCCAGGCCGCAAGCTGCTGCGAGCTTGTGGGGTACTTTAGCTTTAAACTTGCCCGCTGGGCGCAGAAGCAGGGCAGGGGAGAAGTGGCGAGCTTCTTTTCCCGCAACTTTGCCCTGGCAATCCTTACCGGCATTGTGGGCGACTCCCACCTGGGGGCCTTCCTCAAGACCAAAAGGGAGAAGTGGTACTACCGCATCTTTAGCAGCTACTTTAACCGGCTTCTGGGGCAGACCACCAAAACAGGCAGCGCAAACCTTTCGTCCAAGGAGGATATTTATAACGCTATCCAGAGCCTTTCGGGCCCGGAACAGGAATGCTACAAGGAGATGGCCTCTCACATTCACAAATCTGCTTCCCTCTTTACCGCCGCATTGGACAAGGAAGCCTCACGCGGCCTCTTTAGCCGCTACAGCAACGAGGTAATGGTCAATGTTTCCAAAACCCTTTCGGACAAATTTGCAGAAGAATCGGGCAAGCTGGGCATGGTGGTCTATTGCGACGACCCCGCACTGTCCAACCTGTACCAGTTCCGTCTGCGCCGCGCCGCCAGCTTCGACGCCCTGGATCTGCGCGCCGTCCTTGCCTCCCTCGCCATTACCAACGGCGGCGGCCACCCCGGTGCGGTGGGCTTTCGTATCCCAAAGAGCGAAATTAGCAGCATCACTGCGTACCTTGCCGGCTTTACGGAGCAGATAGAAGCAATGATAGCAGCGTCTAAGTGA
- a CDS encoding DUF4428 domain-containing protein, with protein MGLFDKKTCDICGNKIGLLGNRKLKDGNMCKDCAKKISPLLTGRKNFALQDMKQHLAYRAENEKIVKAFSETRTVGRNYRLHIDDNKGLIVISDSSNFRNANPDVLQFSQITGCDFVVDEEKRSIIDDDAPREEGKPAPRKEVVEYSVDVTVHINSPWFQDMEFSVAENLEKNSQDYQNAVAEAEEIKKALSDLHFKAAAAAPKGPVACLNCGATGIPTPEGRCEYCNGVLG; from the coding sequence ATGGGATTATTTGACAAGAAAACCTGCGATATCTGCGGGAACAAAATCGGGCTTTTGGGCAACCGGAAGTTAAAAGATGGCAACATGTGCAAAGACTGCGCAAAAAAAATTAGCCCCCTTTTAACGGGGCGCAAGAATTTTGCCCTGCAGGACATGAAGCAGCATCTGGCGTACCGGGCAGAGAACGAGAAAATCGTCAAGGCCTTTAGCGAAACCCGCACCGTGGGGCGGAACTACCGCCTGCACATCGACGATAACAAGGGGCTTATCGTCATTTCCGATTCTTCGAATTTCAGAAACGCCAACCCCGATGTGCTTCAGTTCTCGCAAATAACCGGCTGCGACTTTGTGGTAGACGAAGAGAAGCGCAGCATTATCGACGACGACGCCCCCAGGGAGGAGGGCAAACCCGCCCCCCGCAAGGAAGTCGTCGAGTACAGCGTGGATGTTACGGTGCACATCAACAGCCCCTGGTTCCAGGATATGGAATTCAGCGTTGCCGAAAACCTGGAAAAGAATTCCCAGGACTACCAGAACGCCGTAGCCGAAGCGGAAGAAATCAAGAAGGCCCTCTCGGATCTGCACTTCAAGGCCGCTGCCGCCGCCCCCAAAGGGCCGGTGGCTTGCCTCAACTGCGGCGCTACCGGAATCCCCACCCCCGAAGGCCGCTGCGAATACTGCAACGGAGTTTTGGGTTAA
- a CDS encoding chitobiase/beta-hexosaminidase C-terminal domain-containing protein — translation MKRTSKLILAIAGVLAALALIFASCGGNSPSDPPSTPDAATPTASPNGGAFFSLPKVTLASATDGAYIYYTTDGTAPVVAGESTSFYQAPFAVPSWNSVVKAIAVKNGYNNSGVLTTAAYTQDARIVASITVTQPTKTTYLVGEALDLAGLVVTATFNDGTTGFISVSPADTDWDTVKANPGAGKTVTINVNGKTAAFTVNIITAVTVTYNLNYAGAPAAEVKTIVPDSLAPTVTAPTRGGYTFSGWYQNAAGTGAPWNFSATPVSANTILYAKWEASGPSDPSLSKFEGLWKTVDGKYDLLFSGVKLVRIGHESDPSTIIEAEIGTFTDTDDGKIEFNITSYYQYKEGIYADYPTSVVENLSYTLSDSTLTITGDPSRIFIKDGSTVDKYALQIALIEAQLVDADFRYRNAFYSVDGADVFESKYWFTIAEQSAFGTAYTTAKAIRNNPAATALEVTSALTALTTAFIPFTTERKPGKLLYYVLPSPTTVANLNDALKTKEKVKITVDLTLSSATISMGATTPAKLSVGTTSGVTFPANTVFDTTTNTIDIGDTTNLVINTSSIMTLTNGAGIKAGGLVIRAAFPTGSNDVEFSGLAAGNLIESGVLTVHGTAKVEATGSARIQAGDDTNYVRIQGGILNPLAAVNGSVVVDGNAGVLYLSPSGSAVSSIFFNSGGSTASAGTGKIQFGTGEGKGSITGSWSSSGGATTLSVDNSGNIEIKGAAAARFLAQNQSRITVAPGAQLSLAENTTIDLAGSTAASMGSIVLMGNGDIAPRTRIALKADTSKVITGNTADDTTTKTGPKIFTINNESFLLEANGFVGTITNANYFSQFTRKSLSTNPVYLSALGTGPCTFAANLVVVDN, via the coding sequence ATGAAACGTACAAGCAAACTGATTCTCGCAATAGCCGGCGTCCTGGCTGCGCTTGCCTTGATCTTCGCCTCCTGCGGCGGCAACAGCCCCTCTGACCCGCCCTCGACCCCCGACGCGGCGACCCCCACCGCAAGCCCCAATGGCGGCGCCTTTTTTAGCCTGCCAAAGGTAACCCTTGCAAGCGCAACCGACGGGGCATACATTTACTACACCACCGACGGCACTGCCCCGGTAGTCGCCGGGGAATCGACCAGCTTCTACCAAGCGCCCTTTGCCGTGCCCTCATGGAATAGCGTGGTAAAAGCCATCGCCGTCAAAAACGGCTACAACAATAGCGGCGTATTGACCACCGCTGCCTACACCCAAGATGCCCGCATCGTTGCGAGCATTACCGTAACGCAGCCCACTAAAACCACCTACCTTGTGGGCGAAGCCCTCGACCTTGCAGGTCTTGTGGTAACCGCCACCTTTAACGACGGCACCACCGGCTTTATCTCCGTAAGCCCTGCGGACACCGATTGGGACACCGTCAAAGCAAACCCAGGGGCGGGTAAAACCGTTACCATCAACGTAAACGGCAAAACCGCCGCCTTTACGGTAAACATCATAACTGCCGTAACCGTAACCTACAACCTGAACTACGCGGGCGCACCGGCGGCGGAAGTAAAAACCATTGTCCCAGACAGCCTTGCCCCCACCGTAACCGCCCCCACCCGTGGAGGCTACACCTTTAGCGGCTGGTATCAGAACGCCGCCGGAACCGGAGCCCCCTGGAACTTTAGCGCCACCCCCGTAAGCGCCAACACTATCCTCTATGCCAAGTGGGAAGCCTCTGGCCCTAGCGACCCGTCGCTCTCCAAGTTTGAAGGCCTTTGGAAAACCGTCGATGGAAAGTACGATCTTCTGTTTTCCGGTGTCAAACTGGTAAGGATAGGCCATGAGTCAGACCCGAGTACTATCATTGAGGCAGAAATAGGCACCTTTACCGATACCGATGACGGGAAGATCGAGTTTAACATTACTTCCTATTATCAATATAAAGAGGGCATTTATGCCGACTACCCAACGTCGGTAGTTGAGAATTTAAGTTACACCTTAAGCGACTCTACGCTTACCATTACCGGGGACCCCAGCAGGATCTTTATCAAAGACGGCTCTACGGTCGATAAATACGCCCTGCAGATTGCCCTTATTGAAGCACAACTAGTTGACGCCGACTTTCGCTACCGCAACGCGTTTTATAGCGTAGACGGCGCTGATGTTTTCGAAAGCAAATACTGGTTTACCATTGCGGAACAAAGCGCCTTTGGAACTGCATACACTACCGCCAAGGCAATACGCAACAACCCCGCCGCCACTGCATTAGAGGTAACCAGCGCCTTGACTGCCCTTACCACCGCCTTTATACCCTTTACTACGGAAAGAAAGCCGGGAAAACTTCTCTACTACGTTCTTCCCAGCCCAACAACAGTGGCAAACCTTAACGATGCCCTGAAAACCAAGGAAAAGGTAAAGATAACCGTCGACCTTACCCTGAGCAGCGCAACCATCTCCATGGGCGCAACCACCCCGGCCAAGTTGAGTGTAGGAACTACCAGCGGTGTGACGTTCCCTGCCAATACGGTGTTCGATACTACAACGAATACCATAGACATAGGCGACACTACCAACCTGGTCATTAACACCTCTTCTATCATGACCCTTACCAATGGGGCAGGCATTAAGGCAGGCGGCCTTGTCATACGCGCTGCCTTTCCCACCGGTTCAAACGACGTGGAATTTAGCGGCTTGGCTGCGGGCAATTTGATAGAAAGCGGCGTACTTACGGTGCATGGCACAGCCAAAGTCGAAGCAACGGGCAGCGCCAGAATACAGGCAGGGGATGACACCAACTATGTACGCATTCAGGGTGGAATCCTTAACCCCCTTGCAGCGGTCAACGGCTCTGTGGTGGTTGATGGCAATGCCGGTGTACTGTACCTTAGCCCCTCTGGCAGCGCTGTTTCGTCTATTTTCTTTAATAGCGGTGGCAGCACCGCAAGCGCCGGCACAGGGAAAATACAGTTTGGTACTGGAGAAGGCAAAGGCAGCATAACGGGGAGTTGGTCTAGCTCCGGTGGAGCTACTACACTTTCGGTTGATAATTCGGGAAACATCGAGATTAAAGGCGCCGCCGCTGCCAGATTTCTTGCACAGAACCAGTCCCGTATTACGGTAGCCCCTGGTGCGCAGCTCAGCCTTGCCGAAAATACAACGATCGACCTTGCGGGTAGCACGGCCGCATCTATGGGCAGCATTGTCCTTATGGGCAACGGCGACATCGCCCCCCGCACAAGGATAGCCCTAAAGGCGGACACCAGCAAAGTTATCACCGGAAATACCGCGGATGACACTACTACAAAAACTGGGCCAAAAATATTCACCATTAACAATGAATCGTTTCTCTTGGAAGCGAATGGTTTCGTTGGGACCATTACTAATGCCAATTATTTTAGCCAGTTTACGAGGAAGAGTTTGAGTACGAATCCCGTGTATTTATCAGCACTCGGAACTGGTCCGTGTACCTTTGCCGCTAACTTAGTGGTAGTTGATAATTAA
- a CDS encoding right-handed parallel beta-helix repeat-containing protein yields MKKMKKVLFLASAILLIAAATAAAADLYVSVETGESFRSADGSKAKPYKDLQAALDKAADGDTIHIAKGNYLGTSDRGYIEVLKAVSLKGGYTTDFSKRDVLANRTTIQPTPASNGTAGAYALLNLGKKGTVNGVKPAGEMIIDGIILDKGNSLGYHATNGKPAGVATGMLVIPPAKGENNGTKDVIGTVQPTLWFDVTGKLTIQNCVFVNGNQYAIMGNANGATIKIINNLFINNTYAAVQISSRLATGNYGNTVDFSYNTVLFNWNRTADNQDLGLGTGYRFMTGVNTDVHHNIIGLSHRAGLDRTRTETPANETKRKTGAEDNYFFLNKMGDIELPGGGMGTRVWAKNFEEREELYKYDRNEELTTAAAGGFKGKLNAPYLEGFLNATYTETTDYDANSSANNFRRAMGLNQSGSMTTKVSMYANRYPLDDALKLFGAVSGKGAQAIKN; encoded by the coding sequence ATGAAGAAGATGAAAAAAGTCCTGTTCCTCGCGTCGGCAATCCTGCTGATAGCCGCCGCCACTGCCGCCGCCGCCGACCTCTATGTCAGCGTAGAAACCGGCGAGAGCTTCCGCAGCGCCGACGGCAGCAAAGCCAAGCCCTACAAGGACCTGCAGGCCGCATTGGACAAAGCCGCAGACGGCGACACCATTCACATCGCCAAAGGCAACTACTTGGGCACCAGCGACCGGGGTTATATCGAAGTGCTCAAAGCTGTAAGCCTTAAAGGCGGCTACACCACCGATTTCTCCAAGCGCGACGTCCTCGCCAATCGCACCACCATACAGCCCACCCCCGCCAGCAACGGCACCGCCGGCGCCTATGCCCTCCTCAATTTGGGGAAGAAAGGTACCGTCAACGGCGTTAAACCCGCAGGCGAAATGATCATAGACGGCATCATCCTGGATAAGGGCAACTCCCTGGGCTACCACGCCACCAACGGCAAGCCCGCCGGAGTCGCAACCGGTATGCTCGTTATCCCCCCGGCAAAGGGCGAGAACAACGGCACCAAAGACGTCATCGGCACCGTGCAGCCCACCCTGTGGTTCGACGTTACCGGCAAGCTCACCATACAGAACTGCGTCTTTGTAAACGGCAACCAGTACGCCATTATGGGCAACGCCAACGGCGCCACCATCAAGATCATCAACAACCTGTTTATCAACAACACCTACGCCGCCGTGCAGATTTCCAGCCGCCTCGCCACCGGGAACTACGGCAACACCGTAGACTTCTCGTACAACACCGTGCTCTTCAACTGGAACCGCACCGCCGACAACCAGGACTTAGGGCTCGGCACCGGCTACCGCTTTATGACCGGCGTCAACACCGACGTGCACCACAACATCATCGGCCTTTCGCACCGCGCCGGTCTTGACCGCACCCGCACCGAGACCCCCGCCAACGAAACCAAACGCAAAACCGGCGCCGAGGACAATTACTTCTTCCTCAATAAGATGGGCGACATCGAACTCCCCGGCGGCGGCATGGGCACCCGGGTCTGGGCCAAGAACTTCGAAGAACGGGAAGAACTCTACAAGTACGACCGCAACGAAGAACTCACCACCGCAGCCGCCGGGGGCTTTAAAGGCAAACTCAACGCCCCGTACCTCGAAGGCTTCCTCAACGCCACCTACACCGAGACCACCGACTACGACGCCAACTCCAGCGCCAACAACTTCCGCCGAGCCATGGGCCTGAACCAGTCCGGCAGCATGACCACCAAAGTCTCCATGTACGCCAACCGCTACCCCCTGGACGACGCCCTTAAACTCTTCGGCGCCGTCTCCGGCAAAGGAGCCCAGGCCATTAAGAACTAG
- a CDS encoding LuxR family transcriptional regulator yields MDTMKDPHPNEGTALLQPQLHDLPPEAALLDTEEREVFPWLREFFTVPWIAETIMRGKSEVKQIAGRIYRKLGVKNQAELVYRYGVLDKEGH; encoded by the coding sequence ATGGATACGATGAAAGACCCCCATCCAAACGAAGGGACTGCGCTTTTGCAACCGCAATTGCACGACCTGCCGCCTGAGGCGGCGCTTTTGGACACCGAAGAACGTGAAGTGTTCCCGTGGCTCAGGGAGTTTTTTACCGTACCCTGGATTGCCGAGACCATTATGCGGGGAAAGTCGGAAGTGAAGCAGATAGCCGGGAGGATTTACCGGAAGCTGGGGGTAAAAAACCAGGCAGAGCTGGTGTACCGCTATGGGGTGCTGGATAAAGAGGGGCACTAA
- a CDS encoding helix-turn-helix domain-containing protein has product MSDKDRRSFARQKNTFTFPLRPHRALIPTVLFSAAVIVFVILLINGKVSSGSTELERTISRERSSLAGNLEKRLGEVSVEALLYAQTLSHNIEIHLENAGLSIGELSGKPETLLYIEETELGLALLALDKARVSGVFMALEATINPRLKDAEYSRAGFSIQNTEPFIPGNAYKLFLRGFADLAYKNNLAVHSLWDLELDSRGSAFYTVPVETFRKNPSLPLSRSYYWTFEDSGGVYKREEPALLCSVPLISSQGKLLGVCGFEISAANFRLNHSPLPGPYPRLISRFGPSSGNGVETDSAFYSGPLALGRGGFIVLGSGKRVKLYPANSPYLDDEMALDLLMPRQDYNSLIVSHNAVLAVILVLLGGGIYVLSFLLNRYYRKAYVLALMQMETRLAKSPPDFAQYGLSRREQEICVLLLKGFTLRQIGGELFISFNTVNNHCRSIYQKLGISHRQELFAKLEG; this is encoded by the coding sequence GTGAGCGATAAGGACCGCCGGTCTTTTGCCCGGCAGAAAAATACCTTTACCTTCCCCCTCAGGCCGCACCGGGCGCTTATCCCTACGGTGCTCTTTTCGGCGGCGGTCATTGTCTTTGTAATCCTGCTTATCAATGGAAAGGTCTCTTCCGGCAGCACAGAGCTGGAACGCACTATCAGCAGGGAACGCTCTTCCCTTGCGGGGAACCTCGAAAAGCGGCTGGGCGAAGTTTCTGTAGAGGCTCTGCTCTACGCGCAAACTCTGTCGCACAATATTGAGATCCACCTGGAGAATGCGGGCCTTTCCATAGGGGAACTCTCCGGCAAGCCGGAGACGCTTTTGTATATAGAAGAAACTGAGCTTGGCCTCGCCCTGCTTGCCCTGGACAAAGCCAGGGTTTCGGGGGTATTCATGGCGCTGGAAGCAACTATTAACCCCCGCCTTAAGGATGCCGAGTATTCCCGCGCGGGCTTCTCTATCCAAAACACAGAGCCCTTTATACCGGGTAATGCCTATAAGCTCTTCCTAAGGGGTTTTGCGGATTTGGCGTACAAGAATAACCTTGCGGTGCATTCGCTCTGGGATTTGGAACTTGATAGCCGGGGGAGCGCCTTTTACACCGTGCCTGTGGAGACCTTCCGGAAGAACCCCTCCCTGCCCCTTTCCCGTTCCTATTACTGGACTTTTGAGGATTCAGGCGGTGTTTACAAACGGGAAGAGCCTGCCCTGCTGTGCAGCGTCCCTCTGATAAGCTCCCAGGGGAAGCTCCTGGGGGTATGCGGTTTTGAAATAAGCGCCGCGAATTTCAGGCTGAACCATAGCCCCCTTCCAGGCCCCTATCCCCGGCTGATCTCCCGATTCGGCCCTTCCAGTGGGAACGGAGTTGAAACAGACAGCGCCTTTTATTCCGGCCCTTTGGCTTTGGGCAGGGGCGGCTTTATAGTTTTAGGCTCAGGCAAGCGTGTTAAACTTTACCCTGCCAATTCACCTTACCTGGACGACGAGATGGCCCTTGACCTCCTCATGCCCCGGCAAGACTACAACAGCCTGATTGTATCCCACAATGCGGTTCTTGCGGTGATCCTCGTTCTTTTGGGCGGCGGTATCTATGTGCTTAGTTTCCTGCTTAACCGCTACTACCGGAAAGCCTATGTCCTGGCCCTTATGCAGATGGAAACCCGCCTTGCCAAGTCGCCCCCCGATTTTGCCCAATACGGCCTTTCCAGGCGGGAGCAGGAAATCTGCGTCCTCTTGCTCAAGGGCTTTACCCTGCGCCAAATAGGCGGCGAGCTTTTTATCTCCTTTAACACCGTGAACAACCATTGCCGCAGCATCTACCAGAAGCTGGGCATTTCGCACCGCCAGGAATTGTTTGCGAAGCTTGAGGGGTAA
- a CDS encoding extracellular solute-binding protein — protein MRHTRRFFLSFIILSVVLVALLGCQGKNRPSKRNPVGITVWHTYVEQMKTGFEELATEFNATRGAQEGITVSVTAVARAAVLNEKLLMAAEGDPGSPELPDIAVVYPPVAASLAQKGVLVDFASLFTREEISRYVGEFVEEGMIGGVFYLLPVAKSTEVLFLNKTIFDRFAADTPGVSLGQLATFEGIIAAAEQYREWSGGKTFYCPDELFNYTMIGMEQMGESFVQGKRLNVASPSFTRVWDSYYGPAARGEVAIFSNFGSQLALSGEVVAVSSTSAGAMYFPTSVTYADNSKEDVEFVVLPFPVFAGGEKVAAQRGGGMCVLKSTAAKEYGAGVFLKWLTEPAQNLRFTAATGYMPVMQEAFDLVMANGMDAVGEGLKRQAFLAAIAMQKEYRFFIPPVFDGLDTLQTRYVEELQKAAKRGLSGGESGEDLRSFIAAFSE, from the coding sequence ATGAGACATACCCGGCGTTTCTTTTTATCCTTTATCATCCTATCCGTCGTCCTCGTGGCGCTTTTAGGCTGCCAGGGCAAAAACCGGCCCAGCAAAAGGAATCCTGTGGGTATCACCGTGTGGCATACCTACGTGGAGCAGATGAAGACGGGTTTTGAGGAGTTGGCAACGGAGTTCAACGCCACCCGGGGGGCCCAGGAGGGCATAACCGTCTCTGTTACCGCCGTCGCCCGGGCTGCGGTGCTGAACGAAAAGCTCCTCATGGCCGCGGAGGGCGACCCTGGGTCCCCTGAGCTGCCGGATATCGCGGTGGTGTACCCCCCGGTTGCCGCAAGCCTTGCCCAAAAGGGGGTGTTGGTGGATTTTGCAAGCCTCTTTACCAGGGAGGAGATTTCCCGCTATGTGGGCGAATTTGTGGAAGAAGGCATGATAGGGGGCGTCTTCTACCTCCTGCCGGTGGCAAAATCCACGGAAGTCCTCTTCCTCAACAAAACCATCTTTGACCGCTTTGCCGCCGATACCCCCGGCGTAAGCCTTGGGCAGCTTGCGACCTTCGAGGGCATTATCGCTGCTGCCGAACAGTACCGGGAATGGTCGGGGGGCAAAACCTTTTATTGCCCCGACGAACTCTTTAACTACACCATGATAGGCATGGAGCAGATGGGCGAGAGCTTTGTCCAGGGGAAGCGCCTCAATGTCGCCTCCCCCTCTTTTACGCGAGTGTGGGATAGCTACTATGGGCCTGCCGCACGGGGGGAGGTGGCTATTTTCAGCAACTTTGGCAGCCAGCTTGCCCTGTCGGGCGAGGTGGTGGCGGTTTCGTCTACTTCTGCAGGGGCCATGTATTTCCCCACTTCCGTTACCTATGCGGACAACAGCAAAGAAGATGTGGAGTTTGTCGTACTGCCCTTCCCGGTGTTTGCAGGGGGCGAAAAGGTCGCTGCCCAGCGTGGTGGGGGCATGTGCGTCTTGAAATCCACAGCGGCAAAGGAATACGGCGCGGGGGTGTTCCTCAAATGGCTTACCGAGCCTGCCCAGAACCTGCGCTTTACCGCCGCCACGGGCTATATGCCGGTAATGCAGGAGGCCTTTGACCTTGTTATGGCGAACGGCATGGACGCTGTCGGCGAGGGCCTTAAAAGGCAGGCCTTCCTTGCCGCCATAGCCATGCAAAAGGAGTACCGCTTTTTTATCCCCCCGGTGTTCGACGGACTGGACACCCTGCAAACCCGGTATGTGGAGGAACTGCAAAAGGCGGCCAAGCGTGGGCTTTCCGGAGGGGAGAGCGGCGAGGACTTACGTTCCTTTATTGCCGCCTTTAGCGAGTAG